In the Populus trichocarpa isolate Nisqually-1 chromosome 1, P.trichocarpa_v4.1, whole genome shotgun sequence genome, AATAAACATATGTTATCCTTATTGCGAGACCAATCATTGGTGggaataggaaaaataaatataaaaaactagaaattaggaatatatatatatatattataataaataaatctaattgaaaaaataaaaatattacctACTACAACTAAAAGACCTGGGAAACTTGGTGGAGCTTCACTGTTTATCTCTTTCAACTAGACTGCCTTATGAGATAAAACTAGGCTTGAAATTGTGattaaaatagcaaaataaaagatatcagattaaaacataaaacatgaataaaatattCGGTTAACTCtaaattcatgataatttttattttgatacacaaattcattttgtttattttctagtCGCTAGGTTAGAGAAATGACATATAATTTCACTTTAAAAAGGcaagcaaaaagaaaattgtcaaTTTTCACAATTCAAGTTgtcaaaatatataagtttatgTAAAAAGGTTTCATTCAACAAAAAGAATTCATGGTGATGTTTCAGGCCTTTTTATTGCTTAAAAAAGTAGATCGAACtggaaatagatttttttacaaGACTCGATcttgtgtttttgaattgatttaagGTTGTTTTGAGTTGAGAGATTGGTTTTTTATGAGATGTGCAGggttttttaggtgtttatataaaaaaaaaacccttgatttTCCAGTTACCATAATGGACCTAGTGACCAGGATATTGACACTTGTCTAGCAAGCGAGAGGTCGTGTACCACTATAGATGACTTGTCACCCACTTCGTTAAAAAAGAAGTGGATGATATATTGTCCGctcctaagaaaaaaattaaaaaattctcaagCTTCGGACAtgagttttttaattcaagCTAGACTCGCACTCAAGacaaacctatttttttaaaaattaatttattaaaaatattataaaaaaataagtttattaattttttaaattaattaagaacatatttgagttattatattaaatttgggtttaGAATTTAgagattgaattaaaatatatttattttcaaattatattaaaatcggATGAAGTAATATATTCTAGAAAgattatatgaataatattcttttaatcataattaaataagtatttttattgatttatgtgtttatattttcatttgatttgagTAATGTATTTGGCAAGTGTATTTGACAGGATATTTCAGATTGGTTTGAGATGATTGAAgatattgtcaatttttttaatgaaaaacattattctagatacattatatttttaagttcaTAATCAAAATTctacttataaataaaaaatatattagtaatatttaaatatttttttatgtttttgttttcaaaaactttGAAGGGGTACTATCAATTAATAGACACTAAAATAGGGTAGATAAGTAAAGGCACTTTGGTTGAAAGATAATGGCAGTATAGACACTTGATTTTATAATATGCAGAAACATGgataaagggataaaaaaaatttgaccgaccaatcaagaaaattgaaggataaaaaatagaaaaaattgaaccgagataaaaacctagaaaaatcaatttaaaaataagaaaaatcattttgttcggTTCAGTTTCGGTTTCAGAAAGCTGAAACCGAGTTCAATCAAAATTGAACCAACaggtataaatacaaaaatcttcCCTTAACCCTAATTCACTTGCAGCCACACCCCACCGCGCCCCACTTTCCCTTGCCCTCCTCTCCCCTGTTCTCCCCCATCTCTGATCTCTTACTGGCAAAATTTGATGGCATTCCAAAAGACTTCGTATTATAAAACATCAAGAAACcaaactcaaaaattaaaaaacaagcttgataaagaaaacttaaaaatctGGCTTTCTAGAGATAGAAGCTCTGACTTCTCTCTAGAAAGCTTaatattaacttgttttttctttcttttttattccagATCTTGACCTAGTTTTCagatctaggttttttttattagatttgtaGGTTGGCTTTTGGTAGTGATTTGGGGGGCTGGTACTAGCTTTTTGGTTGAGAAAATCCAAAGGCTGGCCATGGTGAGGTGTTCTGGTGGCATCTATGGTGGAGGGGATGTAGGCCGGCTGTTGTGATGTCTCCTCCTATGGGTATGGAGTTGTGGCCGAGAGTGACTGATTCGAGTATGGAGGAGAGAGGATGAGGGAGTTGCTGGTGTTGATAGCGATCAACGATGATGGGGGCTGTGGTGGTAAGAGACGGTGACAGGAGAATAGATGCTGTAGCAGCCTGGTCTGGCCGGTGGTTGATTCTGGTGGGGCTGCTGATGTTGACACTTGACAGTGGAGacgattttggatttttttaatttctgaaagATTTGATCCAGACCGAACCGAGCCAGTTCGGTTCGGTACGGGTCAAATctttcagaaattaaaaaacctgGCTCGGTTGGATTTTTTGGCCCAAACCGAACCGGgttttgaacacccctaacgGACACTAGAGTCTAGACGCTGAATTCTTCGTTACCGTGGTTTTGATAAGTACAAAACCATAAGTCGGCGGGCCACCAAGTCTATGTGACAGTAACTTAATACGTTACCGAATAAAATAGGAAGTTGGAAGAGGATGGCCATTGGCCGGTATCCTATTATCCTACAAGAAATCGGTAGTTTTGAGAAGATTTCCTCCACAAATTGTTCCCGGGTTGCAAGTTAATGAACAAAAGAACCATACGAGCACTCATTTTGGCAACCCTAGGCGTATACCATGATGAATTAACTACTACTAGTAAACAAGCAACATGGAGGCAGAAAGAAGTTCCAAGATTGGAATCCATGACGGGACAAGGTGGAAAATTATTTCTCAGAATTCACATTGCTAGTTGTTGGTAGCGAAGAAATATAGTCACTCACCTCAACAAGGAATGATTTTATTCCAACAGTTATGCTATCCCACGCTTTACGAGGGATCTAAATCCCTGGAGAtgatactaaaacaaaaaatatccatCAGTTGACCCCATAGATCCACTTCTCTGCATTGCCAGTGTAATTAACCAATTCCTCTGGTTTGAACCACAAGTTAACCTCCTCCTTGGCAGTCTCGGGGCCATCGCTTCCGTGAATGATATttctacatgaaaaaaaaaaatagtattctaAGAAAAACAATCATGTACAACAAAGTAAACATATTATAAGATCCAGCAAACCAGATATTTGGACTAAATTCAATTTGTTACCTTCCAACAACAACGGCTAGATCACCTCTGATGGTTCCAGGCTCTGATTTCTGAGGATCTGTGGCTCCAATGAGTTTCCGACCATATTTGATCACCCCTTCTCCTTCCCAGACCTGCATGAGGTGGATGAGTTCATCTAAGTCAATAGTAGATGTCAAACATTTAGGTGAGAATTctggttttcaatttttataccATGGCAACAACTGGACCAGAGCTAAGGAAGTCACAAAGACCATCAAAAAAGGGTCTTGTCTTCAGATCATGATAATGCTTCTGAGCAAAGTCCTTAGAAGGAACCACTATCTTAATGGCCACAAGCTTAAACCCTTTACGCTCGAAACGGGATATGATTTCTGAAATCTGGAATAAAAATGCATGTCAGAATTCCTATACACAAAAAGGCACTTCCTacccataaaaaaatgatagaaagcAAATGCTACCGTCTGAATGAAAGGTAAGATAATAAAATACAGTTAAAGTTGTTTGCATCAATGCATCTGTAGAAAGTTGCCAAGGAACAGTGTTGTTTAGGACCAAAAAATCAGATGCTTATCTTACCAGCCCTCGCTGCACTCCATCAGGCTTGATGGCAATAAAAGTTCGCTCCAGCTGAAAAAAGAATATAGAGTGAACATTTATCCTTTAACAGAATGAcaggaaaggaagaaaagaggCACGGTGACAGTTAAGATGTTGAGGGAATGCTGACTAGAGTACCTCTGCAGCATGTGCCTCCTGTTCTTGGAGCATGTATACTGTAAACATTTAGCGAAGAAGGGAAAGTTaaaatcagatattttttttggggggaaattaattaacaatatcaACCAACCAAAGAATTCAAAGAGTTACACTAAGATATGGTTACACTCATCCTCAATTATCAATATCTTCAGGAAATACAGAGATAATAGgcaaaaaatacagaaaatacGCGCTGGTAGCTATGTTCCTTGCAATGTTATGTCAATTTTAGTTTGTGAGATAGACAAGGATATGAAGCTCAAAGGTATCTCGAAAATAAAAGTTCTCTCCAGTTATATGTTGCTTTACCCACATTTCCATATTAGTTGGTGATCAATTTTCACCATAGACAACCAGGAGAGATAAAGATCTTAATACATGTGACACAGAGAAGGGTGGGTGGCTGGGTGAAAGCATGAAAAAGACCATTAACAAAAACCGCTGAAAGGACCAACAGAGAagtataaaaacactaaaacattTTTGCATTTAGGGATTCAAGTACAATGTCAGGGGAAATTTAAGGAAGCAATCAAGTCTAGAGTATATCCCATGCctaggatttaacccaatacCACACTTAAGCATGAAGTTATTGTTGTCGAAGAGGTCCTGGAAGCCACAGTGCCAAAAACTTGAGCAAGGGACATGCCCCCTCTTCCCTATCCACAATAACAAAAGGTTTTCCAGCCAACACtccatctttttctttcatgtaaTGTTGAAGAGCTACGCATCCTCTTGTATTGAAACAAGTATGAATTCAATTCCTAACAGATAGAAAAACTTCTATTTTTCTAGCAGGAAATCCTGGAGAAAAATGACTCTCAATCATGACGGATGaaccaaaatattaaagttCCATTAACCTATCAGCAGTCTAGTGATTGAAAAAGACTccagtttgattaaaaaaaaggacacgATGGACAATAAATAAGAaaggatttttatttgaacctcCAGCAGGAATTGCAAGAGCCCCAGAAATCCACTGTCTAGCCAGATTTGAAGAACCAGTCCTTCCATAAGCCGAGGATAGGAGAGGCAACTTTCCACCAAGTGAAACTGCCACCACTGCCGCTGCAGCTCTCCCTTCTACAAAGAGGAAAACTCAAAGTATTGAAGGGTCAGTAAGAAAGCTTTGTGACTCAACTTAAATTGATCAAATACGACATATTTGTATTGGAGGAAGAAAAAATATACAGGAAAATGCAAGGAAAGATTCATCTTTAACTTATAAGTGTACCTAATCATGATATATTTATCAGTAACAAACAAAGAGACAGAAATTCAAGCCGTAACCACAATAGAACAGAAGTAACTACACACATCAAACAATCtgaatataaaaaccaaaaatatgaCATAATAAAAAACGGAGAAGCAATCTAACTCATAAACCTCAAATGCACATCAAAATTAAAgctcaattaaattaataacacAAGCTCTTGGAGGACACGCGAGAGCACATTTAAATCAGAGCTAAGAAAGATAGacagttacaaaaaaaaaaagtacaagaaGCAAGGAGTAACAAGTTACCAGAGTAGAAGCGAGAGGTTTTAGAAGCTGAAGAGAGAAGAGACCTCGCAGCTCTAGAAGCAGATCTGCAAATCTGAGagctcatttttctttttttgataagTTTAACGAAGAGAAATATGAGCTCAGCTTAATACAGAGTGACAAGAGATAAGACTTAAAAAGagtgagaggaagagagagcTGTTATATATGCAAGACAAGTCAAACCCTCCCCGAACTGTAGGGGGAGAGGATCCGTCGAAATGTATTGATTTGATTAACAAACGGTTAGGATTCTCggaatattgatttttatttttaaattaacacggtaaattaaaaatatggtgaaat is a window encoding:
- the LOC7467086 gene encoding nucleoside diphosphate kinase 3-like isoform X1, with the protein product MSSQICRSASRAARSLLSSASKTSRFYSVFLFVEGRAAAAVVAVSLGGKLPLLSSAYGRTGSSNLARQWISGALAIPAGVYMLQEQEAHAAELERTFIAIKPDGVQRGLISEIISRFERKGFKLVAIKIVVPSKDFAQKHYHDLKTRPFFDGLCDFLSSGPVVAMVWEGEGVIKYGRKLIGATDPQKSEPGTIRGDLAVVVGRNIIHGSDGPETAKEEVNLWFKPEELVNYTGNAEKWIYGVN
- the LOC7467086 gene encoding nucleoside diphosphate kinase 3-like isoform X2, with amino-acid sequence MSSQICRSASRAARSLLSSASKTSRFYSEGRAAAAVVAVSLGGKLPLLSSAYGRTGSSNLARQWISGALAIPAGVYMLQEQEAHAAELERTFIAIKPDGVQRGLISEIISRFERKGFKLVAIKIVVPSKDFAQKHYHDLKTRPFFDGLCDFLSSGPVVAMVWEGEGVIKYGRKLIGATDPQKSEPGTIRGDLAVVVGRNIIHGSDGPETAKEEVNLWFKPEELVNYTGNAEKWIYGVN